atatgtaaatgccatctatatatatatatatgcatgaatcATGAGCGATATTAAATAGATTTTGTTGATAATGATATTAAGTAATGTTTGTTTGGGTTTTAATATGAAGGTGTCGCCGAGATTGTATCTGATTATGGTGGCCGGTCGATTTTATTTTACACCCgtacattagacccttatgtaagaattcttcatatatatatatatatacttttcagTATTCACTTGCTTCCAATTATCAAGTAGATCTTGGCGATTCGGAAAGCATTCTTGACCAGTTTTTATCACTTGTGGAACAGCTATTGTACTTCAAAAAATACCATAGGCCAGCCACGTTGTATCAAAATTTAAACGCTGATGCTtgtaaattgaataaaaacgttgAAAATTCGTCCATGGAGaaaattgaacaattccataAACCTAAAATCGCTACGATTCCTTGGGTTTAACCCACAAACGATCCATATTGCGCAGGTTTTTGCAAAACCCAGTCCAATGAAAAGATTAAGGTTTCAAATTCACAACTGGAATGCAAAACAAATTGATTAAGCAGTGATTCCTTATGTATTGCACTTTCAAATTCACAAACGATTACAAAATTCTCCACTCCGATTCAGATATTCCAATAacagaaaaccaagaaaatgaaagccAAAATCACCAAATTAATAAATACAATTTTCTGTAATATAGCAATGTAGCaattttcctttcaattccTAGTGGTCTCCCTCTGTTCAATAGAAGATGTGTTCATGTCATATTGCTAGAAGATACTGAAACTCAGAGTCATAGGGTATTTTCTCAATTGGGCTCGATAGCTTACTACTGTTGGCCCCCCTGAAGCAATCCACCATTGATTTTCTGAGTGACCCAGATGTAGGTAACTGCTGACAAACCCAGTCCACTAATGACTCCATGTCCACTGCAAAATCAAGCTTGTGTCTCAACAGAAGCTCTGGAAATGCAATCCTTCTTGTGTTTGTCACAGCTATCGAGGCTTGCAAGTACTCTAATTTTGACCTCTCCAAATCTCCCACTACTCCCTCTGCTGTGTACACCCTAACCTGTTGCCCACAaacatttttgtcaaattttgtTCCTCTAAAGATCAGAAATCTTAGCCTACTCAAATCAACAATAATCATTTGCTTTGCGCTTGCCAATTCACTTTGTATTTACATCGGGAAAAGACCGTTGTTGATTGAGAGAAGCTTATAATCTACAATATCGCTTGGTGTTCTCCTAACGATATGGGATTATAAGTCTAATAGACATTGTTTCGATATCATATCAGAAATCTCAATCCATCGCTTTGGGTTTGCCGGTTCattgtggatacatcgggcacgcacgactttgttcttctgGGTTGTCTCACTTTAAGGTACTTGAGCCAAGAAAATGACTTTGTTGATTGAGAGAGACTTGggcttttcttataaaccagGATTATTATAAGTCTAACACAAGAATGAGACTGATAAAACACAAGCTTGATTTATGATGAATGTGTGACTTACAGCAGGAGAGGAGCGAGTTCCACAGCAGAGAGCAAATGCGACATTTGGATTCATTGATTCGAGCCCGTAAAGCTTACGAATAATGGCTTCCTTATGATCATCCTTTTCTGTCTTCTGATTAACACGTCAAAACCAGATGTTAGGAGAAATTAATTGCAAGTAACAAATACATAcgtacaatttcaacattttCACTGGTATATATATTTACCTCTTTTTTGCTTGAAGGTGCTGGTTTTCTCAATATAAAATGCTCTATGGCTTGAGCATTAATGGTGTTGCCTCCTATGTTGAGTGTTGCCTGAATTCAACAACCGTCCTCATTACTATTTCTTGCAACTATTCTCATCAGATttcatggaaaataaaaaaaaaatttaccttgTTCATCAAATTCTGCAGCTTTTCTGGTGTTGAAGGCACCCCATATTGGATAAATCCCTGTACCAGAACAGGATGTTATCCCAGGATCCTTTCATCAATGAGGTATagaacataaaataataagagTGATTTTTCCATACTGTACATGCATAATACAGGCATTGTAGATGTTGATCCAGAATGCTAATTTCTGTTGATTAGTCAAGAATCTTAAGTCCGCCGTCTGAAGATTGCTCATTAAGTCCCTGCATTATGAATTAATGCGTCGAAAATTTGTTGTAGTTAATTGTTACTCACGATAAAATTCGCGGTCGATTAGTTTTGCAGCATCATACCTTAATTTTCTGAGCAAAGGAAGAGAACCAGAGCTGGAAATGTATTTAGGGTCCATAGAGCTTGATGTGAAGATAACCAGATTCTTATAAGGACCAATGTCTCTTGGAATAGACTCATCTGAATTGAAGATACCATAAGGATCCTGCTGCTTAGCTTCCTTCTGCAACACAAGGCTGGACTTCAAGTTGGTTTCAGCTCTGAAGCTTCTGGAGATTGAAGGAGAGTTCATGGACCTCGAAATGGGACCCGATTTCTCGAGCTCCATTGCTCTTGATGTTCTAAGTAGCCTAATGTATATGAAGTTCAAACACTTGATGATGTCCTCAGataacttgttgggttgccaCTGCTGGATGTTCTCCTCTGATAGTATTGCATTTGATAATGATTTTGGTAAGGGATCCAATGAAATCTCCGAATTACGTTCTCTCGGCTGcgataaaacaatgtaataacagtGTAGGATTGTAATTCAAGTTCTTAAGGTTTGTCAATGGAAGATATTGATTTGGGGGTGTCTGTATGTACCTTTGGTGTTGGGTGTCTTGGATCTCTAAATGGTGAAGATGACTTGAGAATCCCACTTTTCTTGGGGATTCTGTCTTGAAATTTAGGCTCTTCATGTTGTATTTGTACATGATTCTCTTTCTGATCAGTAAATAATCTTGAGTTTCTCCTCTTCTCAGCCAGTGTGAAATCCTGGTTACTGCTAAAATCACCATTTATAGCCTTACTAATGAAATACAATGCCCTTGTCTCAAATGCCAACTTTTCATGCCCAGCTGCATTGTTTATGGGGTTTGAATTTGTCATTGTATTTGATGATGAAATCCCATGAATGTTGTTGCTTGGAGTTGCAGGTTGCCATTGCACTCTTGATTTGGTTTGCTTAGTGGCTTCCTGTTCATGTTTCAATCCAAGCCTAAGTTGGCTTATTTGGCTTTCAAGTCTAGCAATCTCACCCTCCACCATAGCTAACTCTGCCAACAGCTCCTTTGCCTGCACCagtaattaaaacaaaatattatattGGTATCGTTGCTTAGAAAATTCATCCCAAACATTACAAATGAATATTGTCTGCTTTAAGCTAAAAGCCCACACGATTTTTTTGTTCTAGCGCCGTCGCTATTAGTTCTTAGGCCCAAAAATGAATTGATTGTGTGAGAGGGATTGCACATTTGCTTATATGTCACTTGGTTGTGTTATGTCAATTCTTTGTGTGATAAAATCTTGACACTTTCCCCTGCACTTGTCTGTTAAGTTATACCAGATCCAAAAAGTGGACAGGTAGAGATCATGTTCAAATGGAAACCCGATACTATATTAGAAAATTCTGCCaaaacactacaaatcaatattgtcgaCTTTTGGCCAAAGGCCTACACGACTTTGTTACTTTTGAACTGTCGCTATTGGTTCTTAGACCTAGAAAACACGTTGGTGATGAGAGTAACTAGACCTTTACTTGTATGCCACTTAATTGAGTTATTTGTCAATCCGATGTGGGTTAAAGTCTTAACAATTGTACTGATAATATAAGCTTAATCAGTTAATTTATTGCATGAGACGTAGTTTTAAGGTACCTTAGGAGGAAGAGAAGTTGGGATGGTGATGGCAGAACCGTCATGGCCATGCTGTACTTGCTCCAAAACGTGGCGCGTCTTCTCTTCCTGATTCAGTATATTCTGAAGCATGGCAACCtataaattaaagaaagaatccatttttgagcaattcatGAGTGCACAAGTAAATAATCTTTGGTGATGGGCTGGAGCAGCCTTTTTCAAAAGGATGGTGACACTTTCTGAAAtgaagttttcattttttttttttgagtcagGTTGTTACGGATCCCAGCAACTGGTTTAGGGTTATTGGGATCCCAATTCATCACATGCACATCAAATCATGTGCATACATCTTAACAACTGGGATAACTGAATTTGAATACTTGTTTGGAAGAAGGGGGATTGGGAgggtttcaaatttttttaaaaggtatAAAGTTACCATTTTATAAAGAAATCTCTCCAGACTAACAATTATAGGGTTCAATTTTAGACTCTTGAGGGGGTTCGGAAGGGTGCACGGACCATACCGAACACCCCATATATGGTTGACAAACAAAGGATGGGATCCAACCTTTCCCAACCAAACCTCTAAACCCATCCCAAATACGGCTAGAGTCATTTAAATGCCTGCTTTACGATCGATGTGTTACCACTAGCTTCATATatctaattttaatttttatccttCTTTTTGTAACTAAGAACGACAAcatataaatttgtcttttgcacattcgatatgggtctaaattAGAACCGTCAGACCTACGCACACATAAGAGAAatgaaaaacagaagaaaagagCACCACATACCTCTTTTTCAAGTACCTCTCTCTTTTGCTGCCCACCTGCTATCTTCTTTCTTCGCTGAAAAGACAGTAGTAATATAAACCATTCATATATTATGCCATGAACTGTATATGTCACTTAAAATCATACcataacatacatatataagcaATAATTGTGTATCAGATTATATATGCCGGCCGATTGATTAAGTACTAAGTATTAATATGAAATAACAACAATGCCATAATAATGAAACAGTACAAGTATGTTTACATACAGTCTCTGATGGCTGCAGGAGGCTCGCCATGAACGATTCTTTGAAGCTGGTAATTGAAGAACGCCCAGAGAATGGATTAAAACAAGATGGGAAGGCAGATATATGATGAAAATGTGTCTTGGGATTAAAGGAAGAGCTACTGGTCGTTGAGACTTGATTTGATGAGAGGGTGCTTTCATGCTTAAGCTGGTTCTTCTGGTGAGTAGTCGAGGCTAACTGTTCCAGTTGTTGTGGTTGAAACAtcatatagaaaagaaaagaaaagataagaaaagaaaagaaaagaaagagagatattATTGAAAGAGCAGTAGTAGTCGTGTGTTTTGCTTTACGTAGCTTGCAATGGTCGCTTCTTTTACCGGTTACTTAACCTTCTTTGGACATTGTATACTTAAGGCGTTAGCTTAGAGAAAAATTAGAGTACAACCCATGAATGATTAACTATCATTGAAGCTTGCCATTTGTGTGCAAGGCACTGAGACAGGCTTTGCCATCATTTACTAACTCTTACTGTATCCATTAGATCATTACCACCTAAGGGtgtaaccattttttttttttttatgttatggGCCTTGCAGCTACGCTGCTAACGAGAGCTTCATTACCCTACTATTTGTACCAAAATATGATGTGCCCGTTTGATTGGTTGACAAAAATCTTACaacaatttattgttcttgaaccaTATACTGCACTTGTCAATCAAAC
This genomic stretch from Tripterygium wilfordii isolate XIE 37 chromosome 22, ASM1340144v1, whole genome shotgun sequence harbors:
- the LOC119990914 gene encoding uncharacterized protein LOC119990914 — protein: MASLLQPSETRRKKIAGGQQKREVLEKEVAMLQNILNQEEKTRHVLEQVQHGHDGSAITIPTSLPPKAKELLAELAMVEGEIARLESQISQLRLGLKHEQEATKQTKSRVQWQPATPSNNIHGISSSNTMTNSNPINNAAGHEKLAFETRALYFISKAINGDFSSNQDFTLAEKRRNSRLFTDQKENHVQIQHEEPKFQDRIPKKSGILKSSSPFRDPRHPTPKPRERNSEISLDPLPKSLSNAILSEENIQQWQPNKLSEDIIKCLNFIYIRLLRTSRAMELEKSGPISRSMNSPSISRSFRAETNLKSSLVLQKEAKQQDPYGIFNSDESIPRDIGPYKNLVIFTSSSMDPKYISSSGSLPLLRKLRDLMSNLQTADLRFLTNQQKLAFWINIYNACIMHGFIQYGVPSTPEKLQNLMNKATLNIGGNTINAQAIEHFILRKPAPSSKKEKTEKDDHKEAIIRKLYGLESMNPNVAFALCCGTRSSPAVRVYTAEGVVGDLERSKLEYLQASIAVTNTRRIAFPELLLRHKLDFAVDMESLVDWVCQQLPTSGSLRKSMVDCFRGANSSKLSSPIEKIPYDSEFQYLLAI